A genomic region of Fodinisporobacter ferrooxydans contains the following coding sequences:
- a CDS encoding response regulator transcription factor yields MHGRILVIEDEKDLAQLLELELRHEGYEVKVAYDGRQGLELALKQSWDVILLDIMLPEINGLEVCRRIRQESPVPILILTARGTVPDRVAGLDYGADDYMVKPFAIEELLARIRVLIRRHSLKDDESQRLAAGTLTMNTGAREVEREGRMIPLTAREFDLLEFLLINKNTVVSRDLILSKVWGYDYSGDTNIVDVYVRYLRSKMDEGFDKPLLHTVRGVGYVLKE; encoded by the coding sequence CTGCACGGCAGAATACTCGTGATCGAGGATGAAAAAGATCTGGCGCAATTGTTGGAACTGGAGTTGCGTCATGAAGGATACGAAGTAAAAGTGGCGTATGATGGTCGACAGGGGTTGGAACTGGCCCTAAAACAAAGTTGGGATGTTATCTTGCTGGACATCATGTTGCCGGAAATCAACGGTCTTGAGGTTTGCCGGAGAATTCGCCAGGAGAGTCCGGTTCCGATTCTCATACTGACGGCGCGGGGAACCGTTCCAGATCGTGTTGCAGGATTGGATTACGGTGCGGATGACTATATGGTCAAACCTTTTGCAATTGAAGAACTGCTGGCACGCATTCGTGTTTTGATCCGCAGACATTCCTTGAAGGACGATGAATCGCAACGTCTTGCAGCAGGTACGCTGACGATGAATACCGGTGCGCGGGAAGTCGAGCGGGAAGGCAGGATGATACCATTGACGGCACGTGAATTCGATCTGCTGGAATTTCTTTTGATCAATAAAAACACGGTCGTATCTCGCGACCTCATTTTGTCAAAAGTATGGGGATACGATTATTCCGGAGATACCAATATTGTTGATGTGTATGTACGGTACCTGAGAAGCAAAATGGATGAAGGATTCGATAAGCCTTTGCTGCATACCGTTCGTGGAGTCGGCTATGTACTAAAGGAATAG
- a CDS encoding sensor histidine kinase, translated as MFRRGRKKWFASISIKWKLTGVTTLSLACILLLFSGVVYFTSAQTMLRSQQQILQSKAKGIADYYKNHLQDNSNHGDLASGQENANPVNHTGNASVDVQDDPSWIQSYQSEGQIIEIRSKQGTIRDVAYEGILPSEFDHKLLQLYGSSFGKDTIPISKHGLSDNSNAAVMSLNRGRILSLLTPIYDKDRYIGMVIIGQSLEQMDEYLTSLAWLLVLGSIGALALAGIGGYVFARTALRPVRDIIDTVKQINIKHLDQRVPVMKTNDEIALLASTCNDMLERMERSVIQQNQFVADASHELRTPLAMIAGYASLLDRWGKNDEAVRDMAIRVLVKESNRLRNLANDLLQLADMDGKELALDTPTDINMVVSETVHQFTALQDAESQAGPTLLTNISNQNIMASIREDHLKQVLIILLDNAIKHTSSTGTVEILVEQNFAERNSRKQMQQGCKMLQITVRDNGEGIPQEDLPRIFDRFYRADKARTRERGGSGLGLSIAKAIVESYGGQIFLNSTLGAGTSVQFTIPEAIETIH; from the coding sequence GTGTTTCGACGAGGCAGGAAGAAATGGTTCGCATCCATTTCGATTAAATGGAAGTTGACAGGAGTGACAACTCTTTCGTTAGCATGTATTCTTTTGCTTTTCTCGGGGGTTGTCTATTTTACTTCGGCACAAACCATGTTAAGGAGTCAACAACAGATTTTGCAAAGCAAAGCAAAAGGAATTGCCGATTATTATAAAAACCATCTCCAAGACAACTCGAATCACGGGGATTTGGCAAGCGGACAAGAAAATGCAAACCCGGTAAATCATACCGGAAACGCTTCCGTGGATGTACAAGATGATCCTTCCTGGATCCAATCTTACCAGTCAGAAGGGCAGATTATTGAAATACGTTCAAAGCAGGGAACAATACGCGATGTGGCGTATGAAGGAATTTTGCCAAGTGAGTTCGATCACAAGCTTTTACAATTATATGGAAGCTCCTTTGGCAAAGATACAATCCCTATTTCGAAACATGGATTGTCTGACAATTCGAATGCAGCCGTTATGTCATTGAACAGAGGGCGGATACTTTCGTTACTGACGCCTATTTATGATAAAGATCGATATATCGGAATGGTGATCATCGGACAAAGTCTCGAACAAATGGATGAATATTTGACTTCTTTGGCATGGCTGCTGGTTTTGGGCTCCATCGGCGCGCTTGCTTTGGCGGGAATTGGCGGATATGTTTTTGCACGTACTGCGCTTCGTCCGGTCCGCGATATTATTGACACCGTAAAACAAATCAATATCAAACACCTGGATCAAAGAGTGCCTGTCATGAAAACAAACGATGAGATCGCACTGCTGGCATCTACGTGCAATGATATGCTTGAAAGAATGGAACGGTCTGTCATCCAACAAAACCAGTTCGTGGCAGACGCTTCCCATGAACTTCGGACACCGCTTGCCATGATTGCAGGCTACGCCAGCCTGCTTGACAGGTGGGGAAAGAACGATGAGGCCGTTCGGGATATGGCAATCCGCGTATTAGTAAAAGAATCCAATCGTTTGCGGAATTTAGCAAATGATCTACTGCAATTGGCAGATATGGATGGCAAAGAGTTGGCACTCGATACGCCGACAGACATCAACATGGTCGTTTCGGAAACGGTACATCAATTTACCGCTTTGCAAGATGCAGAGTCTCAAGCGGGCCCAACACTTCTCACAAACATATCGAATCAGAATATCATGGCGTCCATTCGGGAAGACCACTTAAAACAGGTTTTAATCATTCTTCTGGACAATGCGATCAAACATACAAGTTCCACGGGAACTGTTGAAATTCTGGTAGAACAGAACTTTGCGGAACGGAACAGTAGGAAGCAAATGCAACAAGGCTGTAAAATGTTGCAAATCACTGTGCGGGACAATGGTGAAGGAATTCCGCAAGAAGATCTGCCACGCATATTTGACCGATTCTATCGAGCTGACAAAGCTCGCACCCGTGAGCGCGGAGGAAGCGGGCTTGGACTCTCCATCGCCAAAGCAATCGTAGAATCCTATGGTGGGCAAATTT